The Xanthomonas indica genome has a segment encoding these proteins:
- a CDS encoding YciI family protein, whose protein sequence is MKYYLVLAMRNPNFDESVVAPHLAFLDDLRARGLLALTGGFSDRSGGAYLLQGVDDLAQAQAIVAADPLAIQGCSDLTVHEWNTR, encoded by the coding sequence ATGAAGTACTACCTGGTCCTGGCGATGCGCAACCCCAACTTCGACGAGAGTGTGGTCGCCCCGCACCTGGCCTTCCTCGACGACCTGCGCGCACGCGGCTTGCTGGCGCTGACCGGCGGCTTCAGCGACCGCAGCGGCGGCGCCTACTTGCTGCAGGGCGTGGACGACCTGGCGCAGGCGCAGGCGATCGTCGCTGCCGATCCGCTGGCGATCCAGGGCTGCTCCGACCTCACCGTGCACGAATGGAACACGCGCTGA
- a CDS encoding glutamate-5-semialdehyde dehydrogenase: MTSIRTQALHCRDAAQALAQLSSSAKQELLEAMAAALEVDAEVILAANVRDLAAARAKEVGSAMLDRLALDRKRLDGIAAALREVAALPDPVGQVTRDDVRPNGIRVQKIRVPLGVVAMIYEARPNVTADAAALCIKAGNGVILRGGSEAIHSNTAIAAALRRALREAGIGEAALTLVEDLRRETMLELLQLHDIVDLAIPRGGEGLIRFVAEHARVPVIKHYKGVCHLFVDASADLDLAVKLLLDGKTTRPAACNSLETLLVHADVAARFLPLAAQALRERGVALRGDAATRALLPDIDSASDDDYAAEYLDLILAIAVVPDLDAAIAHIRRYGSDHTEVIATGDPANAEAFVQALRAAVVMVNASSRFSDGGELGLGAEIGISTTRLHAYGPMGLEALTVERFVVRGEGQVRH, encoded by the coding sequence ATGACCTCCATCCGCACCCAGGCCCTGCACTGCCGCGATGCCGCGCAAGCGCTGGCGCAGTTGTCGTCCTCGGCCAAACAGGAACTCCTGGAGGCGATGGCGGCGGCGCTGGAAGTGGATGCGGAGGTGATCCTCGCCGCCAATGTGCGCGATCTGGCCGCGGCGCGGGCCAAGGAGGTCGGCAGTGCGATGCTGGATCGCCTGGCGCTGGACCGCAAGCGCCTGGACGGCATCGCCGCGGCGCTGCGCGAGGTGGCGGCCTTGCCGGATCCGGTGGGGCAGGTCACCCGCGACGACGTGCGCCCCAATGGCATCCGCGTGCAGAAGATCCGCGTGCCGCTGGGCGTGGTGGCGATGATCTACGAGGCGCGGCCCAACGTCACCGCCGATGCCGCGGCGCTGTGCATCAAGGCCGGCAACGGGGTGATCCTGCGTGGCGGTTCCGAAGCGATCCACTCCAACACCGCCATCGCCGCGGCCTTGCGCCGGGCATTGCGCGAGGCCGGCATCGGCGAGGCCGCGCTGACCCTGGTCGAAGACCTGCGCCGCGAGACCATGCTGGAGCTGCTGCAGCTCCACGACATCGTCGACCTGGCGATCCCGCGCGGCGGCGAGGGCCTGATCCGCTTCGTCGCCGAACATGCGCGGGTGCCGGTGATCAAGCACTACAAGGGCGTGTGCCATCTGTTCGTCGATGCCTCGGCCGACCTGGACCTGGCGGTGAAGCTGCTCCTCGACGGCAAGACCACGCGCCCGGCCGCCTGCAATTCCCTGGAGACGCTGCTGGTGCACGCCGACGTGGCCGCGCGCTTCCTGCCGCTGGCGGCGCAGGCGCTGCGCGAGCGCGGCGTCGCCCTGCGCGGCGATGCCGCCACCCGCGCCCTGCTGCCAGACATCGACAGTGCCAGCGACGACGACTACGCCGCCGAATACCTGGACCTGATCCTGGCGATCGCGGTGGTGCCGGACCTGGACGCGGCGATCGCGCACATCCGCCGCTACGGCTCGGACCATACCGAGGTGATCGCGACCGGCGATCCCGCCAACGCCGAGGCCTTCGTGCAGGCGCTGCGCGCGGCGGTGGTGATGGTCAACGCCTCCTCGCGCTTCTCCGACGGCGGCGAACTCGGCCTGGGCGCGGAGATCGGCATCTCCACCACGCGCCTGCACGCCTACGGCCCGATGGGCCTTGAAGCGCTGACGGTGGAGCGCTTCGTGGTGCGCGGCGAAGGGCAGGTCCGGCACTGA
- the proB gene encoding glutamate 5-kinase has translation MTSQTPSSFVEQALPPWRRAVLKVGSSLLAADGGGLTPRFALGLAQFVSANLAAGRELVIVSSGAVAAGRAIVPKAAEAGAALAARQALAALGQAQLIALWQRFFERPVAQVLLTHDDLRNRRRYLNARATLGELLRLGALPVVNENDTVSVDELKLGDNDNLAAIVAALVDADALFIATDIDGLYTADPRRDPQAQPLHEVQELSAAVLAMAGGSGSGVGTGGMRTKLEAAAKAGAAGIETYLFNGRSAEVVRGLAQDRLRGTRIHAARTRIAARKYWLRHVPVEPGAILVDAGAAAALLDKGASLLPGGVAGAVGEFRRGDMVEVRLRDAAGERCLARGVSQYAAVDIRRIAGRHSRDIEAILGYNYGENVIHRDDLVVLRESGMGNGESA, from the coding sequence ATGACCTCGCAGACCCCATCGTCCTTCGTCGAGCAAGCGCTGCCGCCGTGGCGGCGCGCGGTGCTCAAGGTCGGCAGCAGCCTGCTGGCCGCCGACGGGGGCGGGCTCACGCCACGCTTCGCGCTGGGCCTGGCGCAGTTCGTCTCGGCCAACCTGGCGGCCGGGCGCGAACTGGTGATCGTGTCCTCCGGCGCGGTCGCCGCCGGGCGCGCCATCGTGCCCAAGGCCGCCGAAGCCGGCGCGGCCCTGGCGGCGCGGCAGGCGCTGGCCGCGCTCGGCCAAGCGCAACTGATCGCGCTGTGGCAGCGTTTCTTCGAACGGCCGGTGGCGCAGGTGCTGCTGACCCACGACGACCTGCGCAACCGCCGCCGCTACCTCAACGCGCGCGCCACCCTGGGCGAGCTGTTGCGGCTGGGTGCGCTGCCGGTGGTCAACGAGAACGACACCGTCTCGGTGGACGAACTCAAGCTCGGCGACAACGACAACCTGGCCGCGATCGTCGCCGCCCTGGTCGATGCCGATGCGCTGTTCATCGCCACCGACATCGACGGCCTGTACACCGCCGACCCGCGTCGCGATCCGCAGGCGCAGCCGCTGCACGAGGTGCAGGAACTGAGCGCGGCGGTGCTGGCGATGGCCGGCGGCAGCGGCAGCGGCGTGGGCACCGGCGGCATGCGCACCAAGCTGGAGGCCGCGGCCAAGGCCGGTGCCGCCGGCATCGAGACCTATCTGTTCAACGGCCGCAGCGCCGAGGTGGTGCGCGGCCTGGCCCAGGACCGCCTGCGCGGCACCCGCATCCATGCCGCGCGCACCCGCATCGCCGCGCGCAAGTACTGGTTGCGCCACGTGCCGGTGGAGCCGGGGGCGATCCTGGTCGATGCCGGCGCTGCGGCCGCCCTGCTCGACAAGGGCGCCTCGCTGCTGCCGGGCGGCGTCGCCGGCGCGGTGGGCGAGTTCCGCCGCGGCGACATGGTCGAGGTGCGCCTGCGCGACGCCGCCGGCGAGCGCTGTCTGGCGCGCGGGGTCAGCCAGTACGCGGCGGTGGACATCCGCCGCATCGCCGGCCGCCACTCGCGCGACATCGAGGCGATCCTGGGCTACAACTACGGCGAGAACGTGATCCATCGGGACGATCTGGTGGTGCTGCGGGAATCGGGAATGGGGAATGGGGAATCGGCCTGA